The sequence GGTATGGAGCAGACTTTTTACATTCTCCGAATTCTTGAAAACGGCATGAAAATCATGGTGCCAATCAACAACGTACGCCAGGTCGGACTTCGTGAAGTCATTTCTAAGGCCAAGGTTGAAAAAGTCTTCAAGATTCTTAAGATGAAGAACTTGAGCGTTGATACAACCACTTGGAACCGTCGATACCGTGAGTACATGGAAAAGATTAAGACTGGATCAGTCTTCGAGGTTGCTGAAGTTCTACGCGACCTCTACATTCTTAAGACCGACAAAGACCTCTCTTTTTGTGAGTTGAAGCTACTCGACACGGCACGTTCGTTGTTGGTGCGTGAACTTGCAGTGGCAAGAGGCTGTGACGAAACTGAAATCGAAGCTGACTTCAAGAGAATCTTTGAACTCCCCTAAATCCAGTTCGTCTCTCTTACCTTTCCAAAAAATCGTTTGTGATTTATAGCGTGCTTTTTGGTGTGACCTGAATATTCAGGCCACGCCAGTACTGCGCTTTTCTGTCTCCACTGGGTTAATGCCTCAAGGGACAGGTCACGGAGGATCACGTGTCTTCAGGCAAGTCATCGCCCCCATCAGCTGTGGAAGCCGGATTTTTTGCCGGTGGTGGTCTAGAGGAACAACTCAAGACCTACCGTCGTAAGCAGGTTCGTCATTTTCGCCACATTGTGACCATCACTTTGTTCTTCGCAGCAGTCATTTGGTTTCTCTCGGGACTGGTTGACCAAGCTCGGTATGAATTTCAAGTCGCACCTGTACCAACAGCCATTGGTGACGTCATCGAAGTGGGCGCTAAAGTCTTACCCCACAACGCATATATCTCGCTTGAGGGAATCACGGAGCACCGAGGGCTGTCTCAGGCCATCATGCGTGACCT comes from Deltaproteobacteria bacterium and encodes:
- a CDS encoding CarD family transcriptional regulator, whose amino-acid sequence is MRESFKVGDKAVYPAHGVGEVTAIENRSIGGMEQTFYILRILENGMKIMVPINNVRQVGLREVISKAKVEKVFKILKMKNLSVDTTTWNRRYREYMEKIKTGSVFEVAEVLRDLYILKTDKDLSFCELKLLDTARSLLVRELAVARGCDETEIEADFKRIFELP